The proteins below come from a single Mya arenaria isolate MELC-2E11 chromosome 6, ASM2691426v1 genomic window:
- the LOC128239293 gene encoding uncharacterized protein LOC128239293 translates to MSEKINVHPVPGDMNQIEINNTDKEAVTERDTDADGVLTVSDGQDHNEKNGGHEKQGPKKWRGPPKNSNRYGIRHSLEKMAVKYIPPKIEGPKTPQNPCDPCLREKHCVEATNYCPECKERLCAMCTSQHKKFQILKTHKVLGVEDAPRPEVPKSEKIKCSETCKKHANKMLDLYCRAHDEVGCSACMAVNHKECPEPEYIVNAAPVILKSGLAKDFKEEICRVKQEVITLKMRRSGDKNRITKEKTQILEGIEGLRKKIMEILYSLEESAKEKLMTYYEKLSNGISNDMHDCESALAFLDRSMEKIKADSDAQLFIDIKKDGKASLRQGEHVIASVTEKLGQEEIKFTEDESIAEWISKLIALGKFDHEVSVFSGTFFGKYDLDEKSDTEKENYAFNSLLNLPNGFTIVSDWNNKRLKIIDTNYNLRSHCDTPGMPYSLCLINQELIAVSVRDEKIIQFVSILEQTKMKLDRKFKIDEYCRGMAYKDNKLFVTCGGGEGEINGQLRVYSLHGALVRVFEEDVQSKPFFAQPKDVIVNDEGTRFHVLDLKRGVVTLSNDGRLVSVFRDPGLQTPLGICMDGKGNLFASGSDSNNVLQFNVEGKKLSEVLKESDGLTKPLAICCHEGVNPRLIVTFEGTCTVKVFTLQE, encoded by the exons CGGACCACCGAAGAACTCGAACCGCTACGGCATTAGGCATTCATTGGAGAAAATGGCAGTAAAGTACATTCCGCCGAAGATTGAAGGACCCAAGACACCACAAAATCCATGTGACCCGTGCTTACGAGAGAAACACTGCGTGGAAGCAACAAATTACTGTCCAGAGTGTAAGGAGAGGCTGTGTGCAATGTGCACCAGTCAACACAAGAAGTTCCAGATTCTCAAGACTCATAAGGTGTTAGGAGTTGAAGATGCACCAAGACCTGAGGTGCCGAAGAGCGAGAAGATCAAATGTTCGGAAACGTGCAAGAAACATGCCAACAAAATGCTCGATCTATATTGTCGAGCACATGATGAG GTCGGCTGTTCTGCATGTATGGCCGTGAACCACAAGGAATGTCCAGAACCGGAATACATCGTCAACGCAGCCCCTGTGATCTTGAAGTCTGGTCTTGCCAAAGACTTCAAAGAAGAAATCTGTCGTGTAAAACAGGAAGTAATTACGTTGAAAATGAGAAGGTCGGGGGATAAAAACAGAATAACTAAGGAGAAGACTCAAATTCTTGAAGGTATCGAAGGGCTAAGGAAGAAGATTATGGAAATTTTGTATTCACTTGAAGAATCGGCTAAAGAAAAACTTATGACTTATTATGAAAAGCTATCTAATGGAATAAGCAATGACATGCACGATTGTGAATCTGCTCTGGCATTTCTTGATCGCAGTATGGAGAAGATTAAAGCTGACTCCGATGCACAGTTATTCATAGATATTAAGAAAGACGGGAAAGCAAGCTTGAGACAAGGTGAACATGTTATTGCATCTGTAACAGAAAAACTAGGCCAAGAGGAGATCAAATTTACTGAAGATGAAAGCATTGCTGAATGGATCAGTAAGTTAATAGCCCTTGGTAAATTCGATCATGAAGTGAGTGTGTTCTCGGGAACATTCTTTGGAAAGTATGATTTGGATGAGAAAAGCGATACAGAGAAAGAAAACTACGCTTTTAACAGCCTGCTTAATCTACCAAATGGGTTTACCATTGTTAGTGATTGGAATAATAAACGATTGAAAATTATTGATACAAACTACAACCTGCGCAGCCACTGTGACACACCCGGTATGCCATATTCACTTTGCCTGATAAATCAGGAACTAATTGCAGTTTCAGTCAGAGACGAGAAAATCATAcagtttgtttcaattttagaACAAACGAAAATGAAGCTGGATAGAAAATTCAAGATTGATGAGTACTGTCGGGGTATGGCTTACAAGGACAATAAGTTGTTTGTAACCTGTGGAGGCGGGGAAGGTGAGATAAATGGTCAACTCCGGGTCTACTCTCTACACGGGGCTCTCGTTCGAGTATTCGAAGAAGACGTTCAAAGTAAACCGTTCTTCGCCCAACCGAAAGACGTAATAGTAAATGACGAAGGCACGCGTTTTCACGTTCTGGATTTGAAACGGGGAGTAGTAACACTTTCAAACGACGGTCGATTAGTTTCAGTCTTCCGTGACCCCGGGTTGCAGACGCCGTTAGGAATTTGTATGGACGGGAAAGGCAATCTCTTTGCGAGCGGGAGTGACTCGAATAACGTTTTGCAATTCAACGTTGAAGGGAAGAAATTGTCTGAAGTCCTGAAAGAATCAGACGGACTGACGAAACCATTAGCAATATGTTGCCATGAAGGTGTGAATCCTCGACTTATCGTCACATTTGAGGGAACGTGTACCGTCAAGGTTTTCACACTCCAGGAATGA